From a single Streptomyces sp. 1331.2 genomic region:
- a CDS encoding ABC transporter ATP-binding protein, with protein sequence MSRSASQATPTDWSIRLDSVSKVYGSDKSPVQALDAVSIELHRGTFTAVMGPSGSGKSTFLNCAAGLDRPTSGAVWLGDVELSKLDEVQLTEVRRERIGFIFQAYNLLGSLTVEENVTLPLRLADKKIDHAFLREVLTAVGLGEHLKRRPAELSGGQQQRVAVARALITHPDAVVADEPTGALDSRSSKQVLELLRHVVDYMGQTVLMVTHDPVAASHADSVVFLADGKLAGELHRPTPEQVASRMTHLGEW encoded by the coding sequence ATGTCTCGTTCTGCATCCCAAGCCACACCCACTGACTGGTCGATCCGCTTAGATTCGGTGTCCAAGGTCTACGGATCGGATAAAAGCCCGGTGCAGGCGTTGGATGCGGTGAGCATCGAACTGCACCGCGGCACCTTCACCGCCGTCATGGGACCGTCCGGTTCCGGCAAGAGCACCTTCCTCAACTGCGCGGCCGGCCTGGACCGGCCGACCTCGGGCGCGGTCTGGCTCGGCGACGTCGAGCTGTCCAAGCTCGACGAGGTCCAGCTCACCGAGGTGCGCCGGGAGCGGATCGGCTTCATCTTCCAGGCCTACAACCTGCTCGGCTCGCTGACGGTGGAGGAGAACGTCACGCTGCCGCTGCGGCTCGCGGACAAGAAGATCGACCACGCGTTCCTGCGCGAGGTCCTCACCGCCGTCGGCCTCGGCGAACACCTCAAGCGGCGGCCGGCCGAACTCTCCGGCGGACAGCAGCAGCGCGTCGCGGTCGCCCGCGCGCTGATCACCCACCCGGACGCGGTGGTCGCGGACGAGCCGACCGGAGCGCTGGACTCCCGCTCCAGCAAGCAGGTCCTGGAACTGCTGCGCCACGTCGTCGACTACATGGGGCAGACGGTGCTGATGGTCACCCACGACCCGGTGGCCGCCTCGCACGCCGACTCGGTCGTCTTCCTGGCCGACGGCAAGCTCGCGGGCGAGCTGCACCGGCCCACCCCGGAGCAGGTCGCGTCCCGCATGACGCACCTGGGCGAGTGGTGA